In Leptidea sinapis chromosome 28, ilLepSina1.1, whole genome shotgun sequence, a single genomic region encodes these proteins:
- the LOC126973112 gene encoding uncharacterized protein LOC126973112: protein MIQNLEFTSKNYAIAWQLLSSRFDNERLLVNNHVNAILNFTAIAQESCQAIRKLIDTINKNLAALNTLGQPTDHWDTLIIHIMIKKFDTVTFRESEEKRNSITTSPSLKQFLDFLTNRADLLDAIQQDEKQRQLTTYKIHSDTQNSQYTHKVEIKSKNTNYNKIKNSDTKVISCPMCNQNHFLFACPEFRNLDIDSRIIKMQSFNNICNNCLRPDHKEKYCKLTHCKYCNIKHSSLLHKHTQKHTEQFNEVALSSDIHYINKPNILLSTALVNVVGAYGILHPARVLLDNGATAHYVTRKFCEKLGVSRRSVSSTSKQYIWSSSRT from the exons ATGATACAAAATTTAGAATTTACTTCTAAAAATTATGCGATTGCCTGGCAGCTTTTGTCTAGTAGATTTGATAATGAGAGACTTTTAGTGAATAACCATGTTAatgcaattttaaattttactgcTATTGCACAAGAGTCTTGCCAAGCtataagaaaattaattgacactattaataaaaatttagctGCTTTAAATACCCTTGGCCAACCCACTGACCATTGGGACacattaattatacatataatgatcaaaaaattcGATACTGTCACATTTCGAGAATCGGAAGAAAAACGAAACTCAATTACAACTTCACCTAGCCTCAAACAATTCTTAGATTTTCTTACAAACAGAGCAGACTTATTAGATGCAATACAACAAGATGAAAAGCAAAGACAGCTTACAACATACAAAATTCATTCAGACACACAAAATTCACAATACACACACAAAGtcgaaataaaatcaaaaaacacaaattacaataaaataaaaaattcagaCACAAAGGTAATTTCATGTCCAATGTGTAATCAAAATCATTTCTTATTTGCTTGTCCTGAGTTTAGAAATCTTGATATTGATTCTCGCATTATAAAAATGCAAAGCTTTAATAATATATGCAATAACTGCCTCAGGCCTGACCATAAGGAAAAATATTGCAAGCTGACGCATTGTAAATATTGCAATATTAAACACTCTAGCCTGCTTCACAAACATACACAGAAGCACACAGAACAATTCAATGAAGTTGCTTTATCTTCtgacatacattatattaacaAACCCAATATACTGCTTTCCACAGCCTTGGTGAACGTGGTCGGCGCATACGGGATACTACATCCTGCTCGCGTTCTTCTAGACAACGGTGCAACAGCACACTATGTCACACGTAAATTCTGTGAAAAGCTCGGCGTCTCGCGGCGTAGCGTAAGCTCCACG tCAAAGCAGTACATCTGGAGCTCGTCACGGACTTAA